The genomic interval GTTTGATAAAATAGTAATATTCTAATTTCTTTTATGTGTGTGgaattgataaaaataaatttatttggaCTTGCTACTACTCCACTTCAAGGCTCGCTTTTATACTGGTCGATTGCGCCACGCTTAGAAGCACACTAGGGGTTGTTTTGGTTTGAagtcctaccaaaattttggtaatgccaaatcTTGgacaagttttggcactaccaaaattttggtaggattatGTTGTTTCTAACTCTATTGAATTGGTAAGATTTGGCCTCAATCCAAATAGCTAACGAGTACCGTTCAAAACTACCAAATAATTGGTAGGGCAAGaattggcttcaatccaaacataccctagtactccctccgttttttaatagatgacgccgttgactttttctcacacgtttgatcattcgtcttattcaaaaaattttatgcaaatgtataagatataaatcacacttaaagtactatgagtgataaaacaactcataacaaaataaattataattacgtaaattttttaaataagacgaatggtcaaacatgtaagaaaaagtcaacggtgtcatctatttaaaaaggTATGTAGTATTACTACTGCTCATTTCGCTTTCGAAAAAGGAAAAGGCAGGGCCGCACCGGGAGGGGTGGGCCCGGTGCTCCAGGCGGTGGCCGCGTACGTGGAGCAGGAGGCGTCCACGTCGACGAGAGCTGCGCGCGCATATGTGTGGCTTCTGCCATGCGGATGGCGTGGCATCTTCTACCTCCGTTGATCTTCTAACCGACGGAGATGCGGCGATCTGGATTCTGGACCACGGGGGGGGGCTTGGCCGACCGAGTGGCCGCGGGGAAAAAGCGGTGAGCGCATGTGTgatgcttttttttcctttcgatTTCGACGTGGACGTGAACCGGATCGGATCGTGGAAAATCCATTTGCTAGTCACCCAATCACACCCGTCGTCATTAGGACCTGATTAAGACCTCGATTAGATTAATTAACCCATGTGGCAAACTGGCAAAATTGATAGTGCAGGTCGTAACATGTCCTCTCAAGCGGCCGGTCGCCTCGCCTGGCTATGTTGCCATTTGTGCGCCAAGCCATTGCGAACCTCACTTGCGTTGTCGCGCGGTTGGACGCTTTGTGGTCGGCAGCAACGGAGAGCGCGGGGGCGATATCCGCTGTTATGACGGCCCGGTCCTACCATGCATCACTAGAGGGGCCACAAGATAATCCGGCAGCGGACTCCGGCCAAGAGTTTAAGAACCCAtttagattgatgtcattttaaattatatctTTTTAAAGAAACTGATAAAGACGTGAgtgtatttagtttgttactaaACTTTTAAGTAATATTTGGCAATAACACATTTAATCTATTCTaataaaatttagcaatattgttaaaattttagtattatcaaattttgaaaaagttTATTTGGAAGTACTCTGAACAGCTCCTAATATAGAACTCATGTAATAACCAGCCCAAACTAATTAGAAAGGCTGGACCGCAGGGTAGAGGACTAAACGAGGACCAAAGACCTCAGCTCCGTCCAAGCCAACAACGTGCATCACGTAAAACTATCTGTTTTTTTAGTGGACGGAGAAGGGGTTGTTGCTTGTTGGTCCGTGGTCCATGgccggtgcggtgcggtgcgccTTGCCTTGGCGTCGTCGTTGGTTAATCACGCTTATGTCCTCCTGCCCGCGTGGATGGGGACCTTCATCCACGAAGGCCCTTTCGGATTTTAGCAAGAAATCGCTCCGAATCGCGGCAGGATCGCATCTGTGGCCGGCAGGAGGACACGAGGTCCTCGTGCTCCTGCGGCCACCATTCATCCAATCCCGATAATGAAATCCCTCCTCATTGGTCAAATCCATGGTTTCATgcgtgccccccccccccccccccctcagcTACTAGTACAGTTTATTTATACATTGTCTACCAAATCCACATGACATTCctacaaagttaaaaaatatacaGTAGCATTTCTTTCTGCATGACAATTTAACAGGAAGATATGACCTTTCTGTCTAACAACAGCAATGGTATGGTATTACTGTACCCGACAACGAACCGTTCATAGGCCCCGTCCCGTCCTGATTCTGTTGTCCATTCCGCATGCCATTCTTCAGATCTCGCCTCGAATAAAATCAGGACTTCAGGAGCATCTTACGCAACGCCAACGCCAACGCCAACGCAGACCATAACATACGTACACCTTTCATGCCCCTATCACTCTATCAGGACCCTGTGCAGGTAGTGTGACCGGGCCGGATATAAGTGAACACGGAGAGACTAGAGAGAGCTGCGAGTAAACGGGGGCGCCTTACCCACACTTATCAATGGGCGTCCAATCAGAGGGCGCGAGCAGCAACCGGTAGCTGCTGCGATATCGTGTCCTCTCCCGGCGCCTCTCATCACGCCGTCTCCTCGTACATCCTGCTGATTCCGACAagcgagagagggggagaggctGGATGGTCAGTTGGTCACCAGCCATCCAAATCGTCCATAAACAATACTATGTGCTATCTCTCAGTACTCTTGATGGAGATTGGAGGCAGATAACATCGCTGCACAAGTGAAAGCACGTTGCTCTGCTTTGCTTTCATTAACTATGCGTTAGCTGGTAGTACAAAGTAGTTCAAAGGAAATGATAAGCTCAAAGGTGGTACTACACATTACTGTCATCGGTTGGTTGGTAATCAAGGTGGTTTAGGCCATCAAGGTCTCAACGTAATACAAGTTATGGCCACAGAAACCATGTAGGCCAAAATGGTAAGGAGCATAGTGAAGGCGATCGTATGAAAAGATGGCAGAAAGCCCAACCAGGGATCATGGCTTCCACCATTTCTTGTTCTCCATGGATTTTGCGATCTGATGAGCAAGGGAGGCAAAATTCTCTGACTCGTTCTGAAGTTCGGCGGATTCTTGGCTTATTCTCTGCCAGTAAAGAACCAGAATCAGTTCTTCGTGTTCAACTGTTCATAGACGAAAGGAGAAAACAacttgatgcaaaaaaaaaaaggatggggAAGTCGTTTACAGCAAGTTTCTCGCCCCGTTCCTTGAGCTTATCTTTTGCatgagctgcagctgcagcagcatccTGAAATGAGCATTCAGGGTTAGTCAGGTTAACAAATCAGAGGTGATCAAGTCGCTATTTCGCTGCATTGGTGAAACTAGAAAAGGAAAAGTACACCGCCAAATTTGTATTTGGTGAGGATCTCTTGGGTGCTTTTCATTCTTGGTTTCTCAACATCGCTTGATCCGTCAAATAGTTTCTCCCTTTCCGTCTCTAGCAAACAGTTAACATTGCAATCAGAAGAAGAGtacctttttttaagaaaatttgaGAAGAAGAGTACATTTATATATTTCGAATTGCCAGAAATCGCAGCGCTACCTGTTTTGGTTTTCTTACTAAACAAAGACCTTGGGGTTGATGCTGGTGCTGGTCTTGCTTCATCGTCAATCTTTATGTCGTCTGCAATGTACTCTTAGTTACATTTCTTGTTAAATATGAACGagatagagagatagagagggcgCGCACCAATTGCCAATTCTCCTGTTGGATTATGGGTGTTACCCATTGACAATTCCACAAAatggattttgaagaaaaacacCTAGAACTGTTCACCTTAGGTTTATCCAGCGCAACTTCCTTTCAGCTTCTTGATTTCTCTTATGATGCCACAAGAGTCTAAGAGAGCCAGCTGCTGTATCATGCATTAGAAAATTCAAGTCAAGGCAACATACAGAATATTTCAACAGATGCTGCATGAACATAATAATGTCAAGCATGGAAATGATTGTGGAATCCTGAGATATAGACCGTGCAATAGAAACGCAGCAAGTACCTGAAGCcattctcagaaaaaaaaaatgcaaattaaGACCCAGAGCAACGTGAGAATAAACACAGGAATTTCACATCAACCAGAGAGATGAAAGGAATTAGGAAGAGTCTTGCAGATTACGACCACATTTGGTCACCTTGAATTGTGTGTTGCCACGGAAAGCTTGGTGTTTATTTTTGGACACCACACTTCAGGGTTCTCcgttatttttccatttttaacaACCGAACAAGGCTGGAAAACCTGCTGTATAGAGCTGTAGCCCATTTCTGTTGCAGAAAGGTACCGAGAACAGCCAAAAATGGCTATTGGGCAACGGCATAAACATTAAAAACGACGAAGAAAGCTTCCTTCAAGTTTATCACAAGCTATGAAAATACATGAACCTGGACTAGTCGAAGGTGGCAAACTGATACTCGTGCGATGGCACTGCGAGAGATCGGATGGATggtaacaaaaacaaaagacagACGACCTTCGACTAGTCCAGGTTCGCACCATGAAAAAGCCAAAATATTCACCAGTCTGAACTCTGGGTCGTGTAAGCTACTCATTTAGAACATACATTTGCAGTTTTGCATACTATCATCCAAGCAGTCAATTACTAATAGGAAGAAATCTGGCGTTACAGATTAACTTCAGTTTACAGGATCAGAAGGCCAACTGCCGTTCATTACCTATTGAGAATGactgaattttttacattttggtcctttttgaaaacttattttacaaatagacccctggaaaaacttaaacctaaaatggtcctttttggggcgccagagttactggcgccgtaccccaacatggcagcgccagccatactggcgccgtgcccgtgccaccgtggccctagggctggcgtggaggagctgactgggcagaagtggggcgccagccacactggcgccgcccctcataccacggcgccagcatggctggcgcgccccttctCTGAGGGCCGCCCCCCtaaaccccgtgggccccaccacctttcttctccccactcccattttcgcccaagcatcagcccgagctgagcagcagcagttcttccccactctctccccctcacctccccacctcaaatccactccatttgaacttgtttttcgcgggattttttgtggaaatcgaagagaaaggtagactcctccattcccccctcttttttttcgtttttattggttgaatttgtagatcgaagggtaaccctagaatcccttttttgcccaaatttgtgatttttagcatttgttcttaggatttacttgttgtaatgctacatgtttgcaatgtactcattggtgtcatgatttttttaaccatatatgtggtaatgttaatatttggattgtttggttggatggatggatgaaaaattatggttgaggcatgaaagtaattttaatttgatggacttgatgctagagcctataggttaaacttttaaccattaattatatgaaggggagaaaattttagttgcattatagaaattgattatagttaattagaactaggttgggttgtatgacggagtatttgtaatatttagatgtgtaatgcactagtaaacttgttgatagttgtcggtagattaaatatttttttttggagtagtagctttgggataaattaagttatgcattggttataatacgtcggtttggactacgtttaggaatgaagatttaatttatgttgcaaatttacatttgattttttggtgtagatggatagaattgttcgtgtttactacggtggtagaatggtggaaccttatgttggtgcacatgttgagtttgaggatatgtcattgaagaccattttatttcccacccacccaactctagatgaactaaggtcacgagtgaaagaagttcttggatggaccgaggataatgtggagatttgtttttatgggagatacgatgttggtcaagggcataagtatatattaaatgtaataggtcagttggaatgggaagtttattttgatttggtaaaagagtctcagtttagatctctagaggtgtttgcatcaaagttggtacgtaccgtagaaaatttggatctaaacaaatctccttcttatcattacattgagaagaattttgtgacatattcttctcgtcgtggagggggtgcaagtaagactgagttggtacgagaagacttggagggggaagaaaataagaagagacctttgcttggaaatgatttaggggaggtaggcccatcaaagagacattgcggtagtgatgatgtggatgcagcgagggagatgaaaagggagttagtacaagaggggcttgatctaagtgaacatttgtcggaGAGTGTGCATTGGTCGTTGTACGGAGGCAACCGTGAATACACGACGGAAGTAGCAAgccaatatgtgaatccagatgattacttttatgtcgaattgagtggtggtcacgattctgtctcagtagaagtcaatagagaggaggttgacgaggaggcaagtgttgagcaatatgatgttgaatttgctgaagactctgatgatgaccgtccattccctccactaactaacaatgacaagttagcattagaggaatgtcgtgcgtttgagaaggtgtttgggaggaagccggacattcctgagtttagggacctaacacatgcccatggtgcaatactagatggcggcatcaacctagatcagttgccagaaccattccaggtggatggtctcagaaagggtttggagttcccatccatggtcgcattgaagctatggcttcaggagtacgccatcgtgcaccatcgtccataccgtgttgtcaattctgccgcaaacaggaggtacactgttaaatgtgaaaacccacggtgcaaatggaaggtccatgcaactaagaggtctagtggcacgtggaggatatcacgggttggtaaggaccatagttgtgctactgccgaaggttcagggagccaccggcagctgacatctaagttcatagcaaataggttatgcaatgccataaaactgcaacctacactctctgcttctgcgttagctttgtatatatttgaggttttccagtatagggtgaagtatggcaaggcttggagggcacgagaggaggctatgaagctcatttacggtgaatggggtgaagcgtacgtccgtttgcccactttgctgcaagccattaagcagacaaatcccagtatggtctaccacatcgatactcatcctgatcgggttgtcaacgttgatggagtgaccaagaaaatttttatgcgtgcattctggtgctttggtccttccatagaggcttttaagcattgcaggccagtactagctatagatgcaaccttcctaactgggaaatacggtggtgccttgatgactgcattatcagctgatgcggaggaccaacttgtacctttaacttttgccttggtggagaaagagaattcacgagactggtgctggtttatcgatcttgtccgacgggttgtggttgggccgcatagggaggtttgtattatctcagatcgacatgctggtataatgaatgccatgaggactcctgttccaggattgccaccggttcaccatcgatggtgcatgaggcacatcagtgctaatttccacaaggccggtgcggacaagcatcaaacaaaagagctcctaaggatatgtcagattgacgagaagtggatatttgagagggatgttgaggcactaaggcagcgtattcccgaaggtcctcgtaaatggcttgaagatgagttgttggatAAAGATAAGTGGTCTCGTGCATACGATAGAAATGGCCGCCGGTGGGGTTACATGACAACCAACATGGCCGAACAGTTCAATAGCGTGCTAGTTGGTGTTCGTAAGCTTCCAGTGACGGCCATAGTATCATTTACGTTTATGAAGTGCAATGATTACTTTGTGAACAGACATGATGAAGCAGTGAAGCGAGTCCAGTTAGGGGAGCGTTGGTCCACCAAGGTTGATAGTAAGATGAAGGTGCAAAAAAGTAAGGCGAACAAACACACTTCAAGGTGTTTCGATAAGCAGAAAAAGACATACGAGGTCACAGAGAGGGGTGGTATAACGCGAGGCGGTGTTAGATTCGGCGCAAGAGCCTTCAAAGTTGAAGGTGAGGGGAACTCATGTTCTTGCCAAAGGCCATTGCTGTACCATATGCCTTGCTCACATCTTATCCACGTTTATCTGATTCATGCAATTGATGAGGAATCTCCCAACCGAATGCCGTATCATTTCTCTTCAAGAGCCGTTGTGAACACATGGGCAAGTCGCTTTGAGCCATACCTCGACCCCACACAGTGGCCACCGTAtgatggtgaagaatttgttgctgacccaaatttgaagattaaaacaagagggaagaggagatcgaagcgatttaagaacgaaatggactcgggtcttggtggttctggaaggaaaccaccttcatgtgttcaacttgatggtgcgccggtgcaaaatagatgctcgttgtgtcaccaggagggtcacaagaaacctaagtgtcctaagcgtccaaaaaagaagaagtccaaaaaaaatataagtgttacggaggtaaatattttgttttcctacttaagtcaatgcatgttttattcttgtctatgtaatgtctatttatttattttggattatcgcattcattttcttttaatgtaTGTCATATTGGTAACTAACGGTGAATTTATTACTTTGTCATGTAGGATGGCCGAGGAGGGACAACCACCGACTTACCCAGCCTTGGAGGCGTACTACGAGGCCCGTCATCGCGGGGCTGCGATCGAGGCGGGGAGGGTATGAATCGACATTAATTCACTTGTACACAAGTATCGGTAGCGTGTGTTTGacattatattaactaattgatttacaattgCTATTGCAGGTACTTCAACCACTCCGAGTTAGAGCTCATGCCCCCCCAATGTTCGACGATAGGTACATCCCGTACCTAAGGGCGGCCgggttgctcggggtggccttggtcgtgagcagaggaatgccagtgttcaacgctcctgcgttgacagcacttgtggacagatggaggcctgagacacacagcttccacctccccagtggtgagatgaccatcactctacaggatgtggctatgatcttggccctcccattacgggggcatgccgtgacgggcaggacagagaatcctggatggcgtgcacaagtggagcagctgtttggcattccactgaacattgagcaggggcaagggggcaagaagaagcaaaatggaatacccctgtcttggctgagtcagaacttctcacagcttgacgacgacgctgaGCCATGGCGTGTTGAGTGCTACGCCCGTGCATACATCTTGCACTT from Oryza glaberrima chromosome 3, OglaRS2, whole genome shotgun sequence carries:
- the LOC127765342 gene encoding uncharacterized protein LOC127765342; this encodes MGNTHNPTGELAIDDIKIDDEARPAPASTPRSLFSKKTKTETEREKLFDGSSDVEKPRMKSTQEILTKYKFGGDAAAAAAHAKDKLKERGEKLARISQESAELQNESENFASLAHQIAKSMENKKWWKP